The window CGATTTACTTACAGCATAGTTTTAATAGCTTCATTTATTATAAGATTCATAGTAATGGAGAAATCTCAACGGAAGTTAGACAAGGTAGCAGGTAGCAAATAAATTTTTATGTATTAAAACTGTTAAAAAAATAGGCAAAAACCAATCTGTCATTTGTTTTTTATAAAATACTGATTATCAATATTTTAATATATAAAACATGGCATATAAGTGTTTACACTATGTATAGCAACGAAAATTCCCTCTGAAATTTGGAGGGAATTACTTGTTCTAAAACCTCGTAAAAGGTCTATGCTTGTTCTTTGATTTATAAAGAATTTTTCTCTGTAATGACAGCTTTGTAATGTGGGTATATCTTTGTGAATCTCAGCAACTCCCCAAAGTACCTATCATATCTCCTCTCCAAAGGAATCATTTTTACAAAGTCTTTCATTTCACAATTATCTAACTCATCAAAATATTTTTCAACTGCATCACCCAAAGATTCCCCTACAATTTCTTTGAGATGAGGGTTAAAAAAATAATTGAAGCTGAACCTGCCTAACGTATCACATTTTAAAGCTATCTTTGCAAAAGGAGTTACGAATTCCTCAACTCTGGAAAAGTTATTCCAATTTTCACATTCAGTAAAATTACACTCAATTCGGGTTCTTAAATCAACAACCCCTAAGAAGCCTTGAATTTCAATTAAAAACTTCTTCATGTTATCGTAATACTCTTTTGTGACTTCATTCGATTTTTGAACCTCTAAAGTGGCAAATCGGGCAAGTTTAACATTGTGGTAACATTCTTCAAAAAAATGGGCAAACCTTACTGAATTCAAATCAGGGATATTTCTCTTCATTTCCAGAAATTCAGAAAGTATAAGTTTTTCAATATATTTTCCATCTGAAAAACCACATTTTCTTAATGTAGCTCGATTTTCCTGAATTTCAATACGGGTTGGGTAAACCCTTTTACTTCTATCGGTTTCATTCCAAGCCAAATAATCCTTTATCAGCTTTTGAAGGGGAGTTGAGTGAAAATAATCATAAGGAGGAATAGTAACAATATCCCTTTCGTATTCATCAATTGGAAACAGCCAATTGTGAAGTTTATCATAAATCTTACCCATTACTCTGACTTTTAAATTAATAATCTAAATCATTACTCATGATTTTATCATATATTTCTGCTTGTCTTGGGTCTTTTGGTCTTGGATGCCTTGCTCTCAAATCATCATCTAAGTATTTTTCATAATTTTCAACAGTTCTTCTTCTACTTTCGATTTTTCTTTGAACAATTTCATTCATGTAATCTGAAAAATCATAATTAGTTCTGTCCTCTGAGTTTCTATACTTGAAACCATCAACAATTCCTTTTATATAGCCTGTTGAATAATCAGCCCTTTCATTATAACTTGGGAGAGGTATATTACTATCGTAAGGTGCTCTTCGTTGACAATAACTCCCTTTTCTATAACACAAAGCATCTGCAAAACCCTCTTTGTAAGCTGAATTATACTCACTTTGAGAGAATACAAAGGAGGAAAATGCAATAAATGAAAGTAATAAGAACTTTTTCATCTTGTTTTGATTTTAATTACCTGCACTATTCATTATAACTTGCATTTTTGAAGATTCCATGAATGTGCTTCCAGCCTGTCTGTACACCTTTCGTTTACCACAAACATCCAGTGCATAAGAGCCTCTTCCTTCATCTATGATTTTGATGTTTTCAACGGGACAACCTTGCTCAACTGATACGATTTTGATTAGTTTACTTTCTGTTGCCCCGTGTGTTGCTTTTGCTGTTGCTTCACAGCCCAATAGTACGATAGATAATGAGCCAATTAATAATAAATTTTTCATAAGTGAAATTTTGTTAAGTTCACTCAATCCCAAAAGTGAAAGGTCTATAAACAAAGAAAGCATGGGATTAACCATACTTGCTGAAAGAGGCTCTGACAAAGCCCAATGATACAAATAGGATAATTGCCCATGCCCTATGGCAGGAGCTATCACTATTATTTTGTATCATTGTTTTGGAAACTGTCAGATTTCTTTGCAACAAAATAAAAGCTATGCTTCTTTTTTTTTCGATAAAATTTGAATTGCAAATATATTAATTTGAAATGAACTTTTCAATTCTATTTCTCGTAAAACTCTTACTTACTCAAAATCAAAAACTTACCACTGTCTCACTTTCAAAAATGAGATTAACTAATACTGAAACAAAAAAATATACTTGAGAAACGAAAGAAACTAAAATGCTATTTGGAAAGCATCAAAAAGAATAAAGAAAACTTCAAAATGATTGGTATTTTATCATATACAATCCCTGAAAACCAATCAAGCAACCTGTCTAACAACATCACAATCGTAAAACAACTCATTGAATTTATCTCTAATCAGCTCGGTGAAATAGATTTCCGTTGTGCTGAGGTTGCTTTGTTTTATAATTTCCTTTAGTTTCATCTTATCCCTGACAAGGTTAGATTTACCTCTTTTGTTCTTCCAGTATGATGGCTCCAATCTGTTACCTAAATCACTTATAAATTCTGGGTTTAAATCTTTCCTGTTAAACCTATTATCCACAATAGTAAAACCTTTAAAGGACTCCATAAACCTTGAAAAGAGTAATAATACATTTTCTCTGTTTTTAAGGTCATGTAAGGTCTGAATTCCGAGTCTTTTCAACTCCCTTGACCCAAGAACAATCTCAACCCTCAAAAGATTGTTTTCGAGCCCGTATTGAGTTTTCTTATCATAAACTTTCCAAGCTATGTTACCATGCTCAAACTTCCTGTAGTTCATTGCATTTGTTGCCTTATTGATTGCTGGTGCTTTATGCTCAAACAAAAGGAAATTATGATTTAAGTAATACTTTGGCTCTTTGTCTACCAGTAAGTTAAACCCAAATTCCAGACTTTGCAAATAGCCCTCATTTAGATTTAAACCCTTGAAATCCTGTTCCAGTTGCTCTAGAGCCTCCAACAGATTGCAATAAGCAAAGTCATTGTAGTTCTGATTCCCTTGCTTCTCTCCATAGTTATTGATGTTGAAATACTTATGAATGGAGTTACCTAATACTGAATTCTTTTCGGTTACTCTTAACTCTATGTTATTAACTTTCTTTCTTAGAGGGTATTTAGTTTCCTTTTCTTTATCATTTTCACCTTTCCAAACCCATGAAGATTGAGTGTAGTTGCCAGTTGATTTCAAATATTTTTCGGACAATTCCTGTGAGTAGAGTTTAATTGTAAAGTTATCTATCATTTTAAGCTGCTTTTTTTGTTAAATAGTTAATAAACTGCCCCATACCTTGACCCGATTTTTGCCTTCCGTTTTTAATCCACTCTTCCAATTCTCTCTTTAAATAAAGGACTTTGCCACCTGTTGGGTTATAGTACGGGATTTCACCTTGACTATTCTTCTTGTATAGAGTTTTGATTTTATAACCTAAAAACTTTGAAGCCTGTTCGATTGTCAGGAATTCATTTTCTGTAGCAATAGTTACTAATTCTTCACTAAATTGCTGGTTTTGTTGTGTTTTCATAGTGCAATAATCGGAAAATTCTCCACCAAAATGAAAAAGTCTAACATTAATGTCAGACTCTTAAATCCTGTTAAACACCATAAAACAGGTATTTATTAAAATCATTTTATCTCAATTGTAATACTCTTGAAATCACCCTGTCAACCTTATCTTTTTTATCCTGACTTTCAGTAGCTCTACTATTCTTCAAACTTCCTATCTCTCTACTATTCACTGTAATACAATAGGAAACCTTCCTCCAAACATTATAATCTTTTTCGATAATTTCATTTTCTACCAACTGGTTAATAAAATAGAACAATGTTGCTTTGTTCTCAACCCAATCAATCTTAACGGAATTCTGCTTACTCTCAAAGATTTCATTAAAAAAATGCAACTGTGTGTTTGAATTAATCAAACCATTTCCTTTCAAGCTTTTAAAGAGAGATTCAATAACCTTAGTTGGTCTTTGCTGTTTAGAATGGATTTTAAAACTCAGGAACTTTTGTTTATACTCCAGCAAGTCAACTAAATTTGGGAATATCGTTTTTACTCTTTTCTGATTTACTGGAGTGATTAAATCAAAGTAGGCATTAGAAATTCTTTTTAAATCATTTTCAACATAAAGATTTATCAAGTTCAATGTTACTTTATCCGTTTGCACCTTGACTGGTTGATTATTTAATTTACCCAACACCTCACACAAATCAACTACCAATTGATTTACAAGCAACCTAATCTCTTCATTGTTTTGAAGAGACAAAAACAATAAAAAATCCGTTTCAATATCTCTAAAATTTGCTCCAAGAAACTTATTCACGAAGTAAAGAAAGTGTTTCGTATACCTAACAACTTCGTAACCAACATTTATACTATAAGAAACACTTTTGTTGACAACATCGGCTTTTACATCAAAAGCCTTATACTTCTCATACATATCGAACCCTTCCTTTTTTAAGGGCAGAGAATTACAAAACCTTTTCCAAAGCTCCTCAATAAGACTTTCGGACTTTAACACTTCAAGCAAATCATTGTACGGATTTACAAGCCCTACACTATCCTCAAAGCTCTTATGTGGCTTCAACCCTGTTCTAAGCCTGTTGAAATCCAAATCCTTGAAAGGATTGTCTATAAATATAAAATCACTCATTACAAATACTGTTCTGTTAACTGTTTCATTGCATCCGTACTAAACTCTTTCAAATAAGCCTCCGTAATTGCTACATTATCATGCCCCAATAACTCTTTTATCAGCTCAATAGGCACATTTCCACTATGATAAAGAATTGTAGCAAATGAATGCCTTACCACATACGAAGTAAGATTTGCAGTAATTCCAACTTTTCCAGCTATAAACTTAATATCCTTATTGTACTGTGTTCTGGTCTTCTTTATCCTATTATTAATCTGTGAATCACTCTGGTGGAAGTCAGTAAGATAAGGGAAAACATAACCGTTACTTTCTTTCGGGACTGTTAAAAGCTCCTTTAAAATTTCTTTTGTTCTTTCGTAAAGTGGTACTTTGATTGGCTTTGATGTTTTACTTCTCTTGTAACTAAGCTCATCCCCTATCTGTCCTTTTTTCAATTTACAAACATCCGTAAAGTTCATCCCTGCTGAATAGTACGAAAATACAAATGTTAAATAAGATAGTTTATACCTTGGGTATTCATCGTAATTAAAAGCAAAGAACTTATCAATCTCCTCCTTTGTGATTGCTATCCTCCTTTTATTCTTATTTACTTTTATAGAATAGTGTTTGAAAGGCTGTAAATCATCAACAAGCCCCAGTTTGACAGCTTCATTGTACCTTGCTCTTAAATCCCTCATTCTAACTCCCAAACCTCCTACATCATGTGTCAATGCCAAAAAGCCATCATACCCCTTTACAAATTCAAAATTTATTGTTGAAACAGGTATATCATCACCTCTAAACTGCTTAAGCTTGTTAATAGTATCTCTAACTATGTTAGCACTATTAGCCTTCTTAGTCTTCTTCAACTCTCCCAAAATCTCAATGAAATTAGTAATTTTCTTACTCTTCCTGTCAATAAAACCTTTCTTCAACTCATCAACAATGTCCTTTGCTGTAAAGAAATTCCCTTCCGATTCAAGTCTGTTTATCACAACTGCTAACTTATCAGAGATTTGATTTAAAGTATCATTAATCCCCTTATAACCCTGATAATTACTTTTAACCAGTAAATTATTAACATCCCATTGAGATTTTTGAATCCTAAAGGGTGTAGAGAACTCTGAGTTCAAATCATCTTTGTAAACCCTAAAGATAATCGGTAAAGTTCCATTTGCATTAGGTTTATTCTTTAAAATTCGTTTGTAAGTTGCCATAATGAAATTATAAATGTCAAGGTATAGGTCAATGTTATAGTACAAAAATAGTAAAATAAAGTAATACCAGAAAACAAAATATTATTTTATATCTTTGTTTTTCAATATTTTAGTAATATAAATAAAAACATAGAAATAGATAAGACCTCTTTCTGTTAATCAGAGGGTCGCTGGTTCGAGCCCAGCAGGAGGAGCAAAAAAGACTTATAGAAATGTAAGTCTTTTTTTATTTACGAATCACAGGAAATATCATAGTAATCCTTCCATTTTTTATCAGCCATTAATTCCCTGATTCTTATTCACTAAGCATTAAAATTTCTCAATTAATTTTAATGAACTCATATATAATTTTCGCTACATTTGCCGTTTTATACTACAGAGTAAAAATATTTTATTTTTTTATCTTTTTTTTAATAAACTGCATGCTTTTTGTTTATGCTAATTGCTTGAAGAAACGAATGATGTTAAACAATAACTCCCAAAAACACTATCTTTTATTTTTTTTCTTGATTCTCTCCGGTGCTCTGTGTGCTCAAAACCGGGTAAGCGGCAGGATAGTTGACGAAAAAAGTAATAAAGAACTAGATAAAGTTGATATTTTTATCAACAATGACAAAACACCTGCCCTGACGACCACTTCAGGCAGTTTCACTATACAGTCAGACAGCATTATCCATCAGTTAAAATTTTCCAGAAAAAGCTATACTACAGAAACGCTTGATATTACTCCCGAAAATACTGAAAATATTTTTGTACAGCTTTCAC of the Chryseobacterium aureum genome contains:
- a CDS encoding helix-turn-helix domain-containing protein, which translates into the protein MKTQQNQQFSEELVTIATENEFLTIEQASKFLGYKIKTLYKKNSQGEIPYYNPTGGKVLYLKRELEEWIKNGRQKSGQGMGQFINYLTKKAA
- a CDS encoding site-specific integrase is translated as MATYKRILKNKPNANGTLPIIFRVYKDDLNSEFSTPFRIQKSQWDVNNLLVKSNYQGYKGINDTLNQISDKLAVVINRLESEGNFFTAKDIVDELKKGFIDRKSKKITNFIEILGELKKTKKANSANIVRDTINKLKQFRGDDIPVSTINFEFVKGYDGFLALTHDVGGLGVRMRDLRARYNEAVKLGLVDDLQPFKHYSIKVNKNKRRIAITKEEIDKFFAFNYDEYPRYKLSYLTFVFSYYSAGMNFTDVCKLKKGQIGDELSYKRSKTSKPIKVPLYERTKEILKELLTVPKESNGYVFPYLTDFHQSDSQINNRIKKTRTQYNKDIKFIAGKVGITANLTSYVVRHSFATILYHSGNVPIELIKELLGHDNVAITEAYLKEFSTDAMKQLTEQYL